One part of the Falco peregrinus isolate bFalPer1 chromosome 14, bFalPer1.pri, whole genome shotgun sequence genome encodes these proteins:
- the ATP2C2 gene encoding calcium-transporting ATPase type 2C member 2 isoform X1: MGEGGFARLFQKRSFFRFVQKYQPLGSGEPEEETHAECELKIIEQEKEVTVLPPKDACKCHKEDLAKALNVELQTGLSEFSVLQRRLKHGWNEFSVENTEPIWKKYLDQFKNPLILLLLASALVSVITKEYEDAASITMAVLIVVTVAFIQEYRSEKSLEELNKLVPPECNCLREGKLQHLLARELVPGDIIYLSVGDRVPADLRLIEVTDLLVDESSFTGEAEPCNKTDSVLLEAGDITTLSNVVFMGTLVRYGKGKGVVIGTGENSQFGEVFKMMQAEETPKTPLQKSMDRLGKQLTLFSFGIIGLIMFIGWLQGKHLLSMFTIGVSLAVAAIPEGLPIVVTVTLVLGVLRMAKKRVIVKKLPIVETLGCCNVICSDKTGTLTANEMTVTRLVTSDGFQAEVSGVGYNGDGNIYLLPSKEILKEFSNISVGKLVEAGCVANNAVIRNNSVMGQPTEGALIALAMKMDLADIKDIYVRKKEIPFSSEQKWMAVKCTLRNQDQEDIYFMKGAFEEVLQYCTLYNSSGISLSLTPQQKAFYQQEEKRMGSSGLRVLALASGPELGNLTFLGLVGIIDPPRAGVREAVQVLLESGVSVKMITGDALETAAAIGQNIGLCNGKLKAMSGEELDQLAEAELSSTVKNVSVFFRTSPKHKVKIIKALQRAGAVVSMTGDGVNDAVALKSADIGIAMGQAGTDVSKEAANMILVDDDFSTVMNAIEEGKGIFYNIKNFVRFQLSTSISALSLITLSTVLNLPNPLNAMQILWINIIMDGPPAQSLGVEPVDRDTIKQPPRCITDTILSKSLILKIFMSAIIIISGTLFVFWKENPKSGITPRTTTMTFTCFVFFDLFNALTCRSQTKLIYEIGFFRNRMFLYSVLGSFLGQLAVIYIPPLQKIFQTEILGALDLLFLTGLASSVFFVSEFVKLCEKSCCQPKHTKGCHD, from the exons ATGGGAGAAGGAGGTTTCGCCAGACTCTTCCAGAAAAGGTCGTTTTTCCGCTTTGTGCAGAAATACCAGCCCCTTGGAAGCGGCGAGCCGGAAGAGGAG ACCCATGCGGAGTGTGAGCTGAAAATAATTgagcaggagaaggaggtgaCAGTTCTGCCCCCAAAAGATGCGTGTAAATGCCATAAAGAAGACTTGGCAAAAGCTTTAAAC GTTGAATTACAAACTGGACTCTCTGAGTTTTCCGTGCTGCAGCGCAGGTTAAAACATGGCTGGAATGAATTTTCAGTAGAGAATACAGAGCCGATATGGAAGAAATATCTAGACCAG tttaaaaatccCCTCATTCTCTTGTTGCTGGCTTCTGCTCTGGTAAGCGTCATCACAAAAGAATACGAGGACGCCGCAAGCATCACCATG GCGGTGCTCATCGTGGTCACCGTGGCCTTCATCCAG GAATATCGCTCGGAAAAATCTCTGGAAGAACTTAACAAGCTGGTGCCTCCCGAGTGCAACTG CCTaagggaaggaaaactgcagcatcTTCTAGCACGAGAGCTTGTGCCTGGAGATATCATATACCTGTCTGTTGGTGACAGGGTTCCTGCAGACCTCAGGCTGATAGAG GTTACAGACCTGCTGGTGGATGAATCCAGTTTTACTGGAGAAGCTGAGCCTTGCAATAAGACTGACAGTGTATTACTGGAAGCTGGAGACATAACTACTCTGAGCAATGTTGTTTTCATGGGGACCCTGGTGCGGTACGGGAAGGGAAAA gGTGTAGTTATTGGGACTGGTGAAAATTCACAGTTTGGAGAGGTGTTCAAAATGATGCAAGCTGAAGAG ACTCCCAAAACACCTCTCCAGAAAAGCATGGACAGACTGGGGAAGCAACTCACTCTCTTCTCCTTTGGCATAATCG GTTTAATAATGTTCATTGGCTGGTTACAAGGGAAGCACCTCCTCAGCATGTTCACAATTGGAGTTAG cctggcagtggCCGCCATCCCAGAGGGCCTTCCCATCGTGGTCACCGTTACGCTGGTGCTGGGTGTTCTCCGGATGGCCAAGAAAAGGGTGATTGTGAAGAAGCTGCCCATAGTAGAAACCTTAG GTTGCTGCAATGTCATCTGCTCAGATAAGACAGGCACTCTGACAGCCAACGAGATGACGgtgactcggctggtgacctCGGATGGCTTCCAGGCAGAG GTCAGCGGGGTGGGCTACAATGGAGATGGAAACATTTATCTTCTGCCATCAAAGGAGATTCTTAAAGAATTTTCCAACATCTCAGTTGGGAAACTGGTGGAG GCTGGCTGTGTAGCCAATAATGCCGTTATCAGGAACAACAGCGTGATGGGACAGCCCACAGAAGGAGCCCTCATTGCCCTTGCAATGAAG ATGGACTTAGCTGACATAAAAGATATTTATgtaagaaagaaggaaattccGTTTAGCTCAGAACAGAAGTGGATGGCTGTGAAATGCACACTGAGAAATCAG GATCAGGAAGATATTTACTTTATGAAAGGAGCATTTGAAGAAGTTCTTCAGTATTGCACTCTGTATAACAGCAGTGGCATCTCCTTATCACTTACACCCCAGCAGAAAGCCTTCTaccagcaggaagaaaaacGAATGGGCTCCTCAGGTCTACGGG TACTTGCTTTGGCTTCAGGTCCAGAACTTGGCAACCTAACATTTTTAGGTCTGGTTGGAATAATTGATCCTCCAAGGGCTGGAGTGAGAGAAGCTGTTCAGGTCCTCCTTGAGTCCGGTGTATCGGTAAAGATGATAACTGGAGATGCCCTGGAAACTGCTGCGGCTATAG GACAGAATATTGGTCTCTGCAATGGGAAGCTGAAAGCCATGTCTGGGGAAGAGCTGGACCAAttggcagaggcagagctgtcaTCCACTGTCAAAAAT gtttccGTTTTCTTCAGAACAAGTCCAAagcacaaagtaaaaataataaag gctctgcagagggctgGTGCTGTTGTGTCAATGACAGGAGATGGGGTTAACGACGCCGTGGCCCTTAAGTCTGCTGATATCGGGATTGCGATGGGACAAGCCGGTACAGACGTCAGCAAAGAGGCTGCCAACATGATTCTCGTGGACGACGACTTCTCAACAGTCAT GAATGCAAtagaagagggaaagggaatATTTTACAACATAAAAAATTTTGTCCGGTTCCAGTTGAGCAC GAGTATTTCAGCTTTAAGCCTAATTACTCTGTCAACAGTGCTCAACCTACCAAATCCACTCAATGCTATGCAGATCTTATGGATCAACATCATCATGGATGGACCACCCGCCCAGAG CTTGGGAGTTGAGCCTGTTGATAGGGATACCATCAAACAGCCACCCCGATGTATCACGGACACGATACTCAGCAAATCATTGATCCTGAAAATCTTCATGTCAGCTATAATTATCATCAGTGGAACCCTCTTTGTCTTCTGGAAGGAG AATCCAAAAAGTGGCATAACTCCTCGAACCACAACAATGACTTtcacctgttttgttttttttgacCTCTTCAATGCCCTGACATGCCGCTCTCAG acGAAGCTGATATATGAAATAGGCTTTTTTCGAAACCGCATGTTCTTATATTCTGTGCTTGGGTCATTTTTGGGACAGTTGGCTGTTATATACATCCCTCCATTACAAAAGATCTTCCAGACAGAAATTTTAGGAGCATTAG acttgctgtttctcactggACTGGCTTCCTCGGTTTTCTTCGTGTCCGAGTTTGTCAAACTCTGCGAAAAAAGCTGCTGCCAACCAAAGCACACAAAGGGATGTCATGACTGA
- the ATP2C2 gene encoding calcium-transporting ATPase type 2C member 2 isoform X2, giving the protein MGEGGFARLFQKRSFFRFVQKYQPLGSGEPEEETHAECELKIIEQEKEVTVLPPKDACKCHKEDLAKALNVELQTGLSEFSVLQRRLKHGWNEFSVENTEPIWKKYLDQFKNPLILLLLASALVSVITKEYEDAASITMAVLIVVTVAFIQEYRSEKSLEELNKLVPPECNCLREGKLQHLLARELVPGDIIYLSVGDRVPADLRLIEVTDLLVDESSFTGEAEPCNKTDSVLLEAGDITTLSNVVFMGTLVRYGKGKGVVIGTGENSQFGEVFKMMQAEETPKTPLQKSMDRLGKQLTLFSFGIIGLIMFIGWLQGKHLLSMFTIGVSLAVAAIPEGLPIVVTVTLVLGVLRMAKKRVIVKKLPIVETLGCCNVICSDKTGTLTANEMTVTRLVTSDGFQAEVSGVGYNGDGNIYLLPSKEILKEFSNISVGKLVEAGCVANNAVIRNNSVMGQPTEGALIALAMKMDLADIKDIYVRKKEIPFSSEQKWMAVKCTLRNQDQEDIYFMKGAFEEVLQYCTLYNSSGISLSLTPQQKAFYQQEEKRMGSSGLRVLALASGPELGNLTFLGLVGIIDPPRAGVREAVQVLLESGVSVKMITGDALETAAAIGQNIGLCNGKLKAMSGEELDQLAEAELSSTVKNVSVFFRTSPKHKVKIIKALQRAGAVVSMTGDGVNDAVALKSADIGIAMGQAGTDVSKEAANMILVDDDFSTVMNAIEEGKGIFYNIKNFVRFQLSTSISALSLITLSTVLNLPNPLNAMQILWINIIMDGPPAQSLGVEPVDRDTIKQPPRCITDTILSKSLILKIFMSAIIIISGTLFVFWKENPKSGITPRTTTMTFTCFVFFDLFNALTCRSQTKLIYEIGFFRNRMFLYSVLGSFLGQLAVIYIPPLQKIFQTEILGALGKPFSGTPAQHKIQLFAVFTSALSPLGRLAVSHWTGFLGFLRVRVCQTLRKKLLPTKAHKGMS; this is encoded by the exons ATGGGAGAAGGAGGTTTCGCCAGACTCTTCCAGAAAAGGTCGTTTTTCCGCTTTGTGCAGAAATACCAGCCCCTTGGAAGCGGCGAGCCGGAAGAGGAG ACCCATGCGGAGTGTGAGCTGAAAATAATTgagcaggagaaggaggtgaCAGTTCTGCCCCCAAAAGATGCGTGTAAATGCCATAAAGAAGACTTGGCAAAAGCTTTAAAC GTTGAATTACAAACTGGACTCTCTGAGTTTTCCGTGCTGCAGCGCAGGTTAAAACATGGCTGGAATGAATTTTCAGTAGAGAATACAGAGCCGATATGGAAGAAATATCTAGACCAG tttaaaaatccCCTCATTCTCTTGTTGCTGGCTTCTGCTCTGGTAAGCGTCATCACAAAAGAATACGAGGACGCCGCAAGCATCACCATG GCGGTGCTCATCGTGGTCACCGTGGCCTTCATCCAG GAATATCGCTCGGAAAAATCTCTGGAAGAACTTAACAAGCTGGTGCCTCCCGAGTGCAACTG CCTaagggaaggaaaactgcagcatcTTCTAGCACGAGAGCTTGTGCCTGGAGATATCATATACCTGTCTGTTGGTGACAGGGTTCCTGCAGACCTCAGGCTGATAGAG GTTACAGACCTGCTGGTGGATGAATCCAGTTTTACTGGAGAAGCTGAGCCTTGCAATAAGACTGACAGTGTATTACTGGAAGCTGGAGACATAACTACTCTGAGCAATGTTGTTTTCATGGGGACCCTGGTGCGGTACGGGAAGGGAAAA gGTGTAGTTATTGGGACTGGTGAAAATTCACAGTTTGGAGAGGTGTTCAAAATGATGCAAGCTGAAGAG ACTCCCAAAACACCTCTCCAGAAAAGCATGGACAGACTGGGGAAGCAACTCACTCTCTTCTCCTTTGGCATAATCG GTTTAATAATGTTCATTGGCTGGTTACAAGGGAAGCACCTCCTCAGCATGTTCACAATTGGAGTTAG cctggcagtggCCGCCATCCCAGAGGGCCTTCCCATCGTGGTCACCGTTACGCTGGTGCTGGGTGTTCTCCGGATGGCCAAGAAAAGGGTGATTGTGAAGAAGCTGCCCATAGTAGAAACCTTAG GTTGCTGCAATGTCATCTGCTCAGATAAGACAGGCACTCTGACAGCCAACGAGATGACGgtgactcggctggtgacctCGGATGGCTTCCAGGCAGAG GTCAGCGGGGTGGGCTACAATGGAGATGGAAACATTTATCTTCTGCCATCAAAGGAGATTCTTAAAGAATTTTCCAACATCTCAGTTGGGAAACTGGTGGAG GCTGGCTGTGTAGCCAATAATGCCGTTATCAGGAACAACAGCGTGATGGGACAGCCCACAGAAGGAGCCCTCATTGCCCTTGCAATGAAG ATGGACTTAGCTGACATAAAAGATATTTATgtaagaaagaaggaaattccGTTTAGCTCAGAACAGAAGTGGATGGCTGTGAAATGCACACTGAGAAATCAG GATCAGGAAGATATTTACTTTATGAAAGGAGCATTTGAAGAAGTTCTTCAGTATTGCACTCTGTATAACAGCAGTGGCATCTCCTTATCACTTACACCCCAGCAGAAAGCCTTCTaccagcaggaagaaaaacGAATGGGCTCCTCAGGTCTACGGG TACTTGCTTTGGCTTCAGGTCCAGAACTTGGCAACCTAACATTTTTAGGTCTGGTTGGAATAATTGATCCTCCAAGGGCTGGAGTGAGAGAAGCTGTTCAGGTCCTCCTTGAGTCCGGTGTATCGGTAAAGATGATAACTGGAGATGCCCTGGAAACTGCTGCGGCTATAG GACAGAATATTGGTCTCTGCAATGGGAAGCTGAAAGCCATGTCTGGGGAAGAGCTGGACCAAttggcagaggcagagctgtcaTCCACTGTCAAAAAT gtttccGTTTTCTTCAGAACAAGTCCAAagcacaaagtaaaaataataaag gctctgcagagggctgGTGCTGTTGTGTCAATGACAGGAGATGGGGTTAACGACGCCGTGGCCCTTAAGTCTGCTGATATCGGGATTGCGATGGGACAAGCCGGTACAGACGTCAGCAAAGAGGCTGCCAACATGATTCTCGTGGACGACGACTTCTCAACAGTCAT GAATGCAAtagaagagggaaagggaatATTTTACAACATAAAAAATTTTGTCCGGTTCCAGTTGAGCAC GAGTATTTCAGCTTTAAGCCTAATTACTCTGTCAACAGTGCTCAACCTACCAAATCCACTCAATGCTATGCAGATCTTATGGATCAACATCATCATGGATGGACCACCCGCCCAGAG CTTGGGAGTTGAGCCTGTTGATAGGGATACCATCAAACAGCCACCCCGATGTATCACGGACACGATACTCAGCAAATCATTGATCCTGAAAATCTTCATGTCAGCTATAATTATCATCAGTGGAACCCTCTTTGTCTTCTGGAAGGAG AATCCAAAAAGTGGCATAACTCCTCGAACCACAACAATGACTTtcacctgttttgttttttttgacCTCTTCAATGCCCTGACATGCCGCTCTCAG acGAAGCTGATATATGAAATAGGCTTTTTTCGAAACCGCATGTTCTTATATTCTGTGCTTGGGTCATTTTTGGGACAGTTGGCTGTTATATACATCCCTCCATTACAAAAGATCTTCCAGACAGAAATTTTAGGAGCATTAGGTaa GCCCTTCTCTGGGACTCCTGCCCAGCACAAAATCCAGCTGTTCGCAGTGTTCACCTCTGCTCTGTCTCCTCTCGGCAgacttgctgtttctcactggACTGGCTTCCTCGGTTTTCTTCGTGTCCGAGTTTGTCAAACTCTGCGAAAAAAGCTGCTGCCAACCAAAGCACACAAAGGGATGTCATGA